Proteins encoded by one window of Dioscorea cayenensis subsp. rotundata cultivar TDr96_F1 chromosome 6, TDr96_F1_v2_PseudoChromosome.rev07_lg8_w22 25.fasta, whole genome shotgun sequence:
- the LOC120263802 gene encoding patatin-like protein 2 — translation MASNENPSSVIPVSQDKIVTVLSIDGGGVRGLIPGTILAFLESKLQELDGEDARIADYFDVIAGTSTGGLVTAMLTAPDKNNRPLFPAKEINEFYLENCPKIFPQKETCIISSAFNFLRVATGPKYNGKYLHWKIQQLLGNMTLDKTLTNIVIPTFDIKLLQPTIFSTFSAKNQPLKNPHLSDVCIATSAAPTFLPAHYFETKNQGKTRSFNLVDGGVAANNPTLTAMNYVTKEIFLKHQQFFPIKPMDYGKFLIISLGTGSSKKEERFSAQESSKWSLFGWLFNKGTSPLVNIFSQASADMVDIHASVLFQVLQSQKNYLRIQDDSLEGETSSMDNSTKENLENLIKISNELLKKPVSRVNLETGEFVAVGGEATNEEELTRFAKLLSDERQCRQGNLSAK, via the exons ATGGCTAGCAATGAAAATCCAAGTTCAGTCATTCCAGTTTCTCAGGATAAAATTGTCACAGTGCTTAGCATAGATGGAGGTGGAGTTAGGGGTCTAATTCCAGGCACAATACTTGCCTTCCTGGAATCCAAACTACAA GAACTTGATGGAGAGGACGCAAGGATTGCAGATTACTTCGATGTGATTGCAGGAACGAGCACTGGAGGTCTTGTTACAGCAATGCTTACTGCTCctgacaaaaataatagaccGCTATTCCCAGCGAAAGAGATCAACGAATTTTATCTAGAAAACTGTCCAAAGATATTTCCTCAAAAAGA AACTTGCATAATAAGTTCAGCATTTAATTTTCTCCGTGTTGCCACGGGGCCAAAGTACAATGGAAAGTATCTTCACTGGAAGATTCAACAACTGCTTGGCAACATGACACTTGATAAAACATTAACCAATATAGTGATTCCCACATTTGATATCAAACTTCTTCAGCCCACAATCTTCTCAACATTTTCG GCAAAGAATCAACCTTTGAAGAATCCTCATCTCTCGGATGTTTGCATAGCAACATCTGCAGCCCCAACTTTTCTTCCTGCTCACTACTTCGAAACTAAAAATCAAGGGAAAACTAGAAGCTTTAATCTTGTGGATGGAGGGGTGGCAGCAAATAATCCA ACCTTAACAGCGATGAACTACGTAACAAAGGAGATCTTCTTGAAACATCAACAATTCTTTCCAATCAAGCCTATGGACTATGGAAAATTCCTCATCATCTCTCTAGGAACTGGTTCctcaaagaaagaagagaggTTCAGTGCTCAAGAATCATCCAAATGGAGTCTGTTTGGATGGCTATTCAACAAGGGAACCAGTCCTTTGGTCAATATCTTTAGCCAAGCTAGTGCTGATATGGTCGACATTCACGCATCGGTTCTCTTTCAAGTGCTCCAAAGTCAAAAGAATTACCTTCGCATTCAG GATGATAGCCTTGAAGGTGAAACGTCATCAATGGATAATTCTACAAAAGAGAACTTGGAAAACTTGATAAAGATCAGTAATGAATTGTTGAAGAAGCCGGTTTCAAGAGTAAACCTTGAGACGGGAGAGTTTGTGGCAGTTGGTGGTGAGGCAACAAACGAGGAGGAGCTCACTCGTTTCGCAAAGCTTTTATCTGATGAAAGACAATGCAGGCAAGGAAACTTGTCAGCCAAATGA